Genomic window (Kribbella jejuensis):
GCGTTGAAGGCCGGCGGAGTCGTCGTACGAACGCCGTCCGGCAGCGCCACCCACAGTTGGGCGCCGTGCAACATCGGCGGCGCGTCCGGCGTCGAGACCTCGGAGTGTGCGATGCCGTTGCCGGCGGTCATGATGTTCAGCTCGCCCGGGCGGACGAACGCGTGCGAACCGACGCTGTCGCGGTGCTCGATCTCGCCCTCGAAGAGCCAGCTGACGGTCTGCAGGCTGGTGTGCGGATGCGGCGGTACGTGCATACCGCGCTCCCCCGGTACGTCGTACGAATCGACGCGCTGCGTCAGGTCGTCCGGTCCGTAGTGGTCGACGAAGCACCACGCGCCGACCATCCGCCGGTTCTTGTTCGGAAGCAGCCGCCGCACGGTCGTGGACCGCCCCAGCACGACCTCCCGCCCTTCGAGCAGCTCCAGGGTCGGGCCCTCACAGTCCCCGGTCCCGACAACCTCGGCCGGATCCTTCTCGAGATCACTCATGATGCAGTCCAATCCAACAGAACCTGCTGGTCCCAGGTGTTGATGACGCGCTCCGGCGCGACCCCGCAGTCCTCGGCGCGTTCGCAGCCGTAGACCTGCCAGTCGAGTTGTCCCGGCGCGTGCGCGTCGGTGTCGATCGAGAACAGGCAGCCGGTCTCGACCGCCAGCGACAGCAGCCGTTTCGGCGGATCCAGGCGTTCCGGGCGGGAGTTGATCTCGACCGCCGTACCGAACTGGCGGCACGCCTCGAACACGACCTCGGCGTCGAACTCCGACTCCGGCCGGGTGCCGCGGCCGCCGGTGATCAACCGGCCGGTGCAGTGCCCGAGTACGTCGACGTGCGGGTTGGCGATCGCGCGCACCATCCGCTCGGTCATCGGCTCGGACGGCATCCGCAGCTTCGAGTGCACACTGGCCACCACGACGTCCAGCCGGGCCAGGATCTCGGAGTCGCAGTCGAGCGATCCGTCCTCGTTGATGTCCACCTCGATGCCGTTCAGGATCGTGAACCCGTCCAGCTCGTCCTGCAGTTTCTTGTTGAGCTCGGCAACGACCTCGAGCTGTTGCAGGCGGCGCTCGCGGGACAGCCCGCTGGCGACGGTGAGCCGCGCGGAGTGGTCGGTGAGTGCGATGTAGGAGTGCCCGAGGCGGTGCGCCGTACGGGCCATCTCCTCGATCGGGCTGCCGCCGTCGGACCACTCCGAATGCAGGTGCAGATCGGCCTTCAGGTCGGCGCGCAGCCGGTTGCCGGCCGTGGTCAGCTCACCCGCCGCCTCCTCCAGCTTCACCAGGTACGACGGGGTGGCGCCGTCCATCGCCTCGACGATCACCGCCTCGGTCTTCGGGCCGATCCCGGGCAGCTCGGTCAGCGTGCCGGCCCGGCGGCGGGCCCGGACCTCGGCAGCCGGCAGCGCCGCGATCGTGTCCGCCGCCCGCCGGTACGCCTTCACCCGGTGCGTCGGCTGCCGGTCCCGCTCCAGGTAGTACCCGATCGCCCGCAGCGCCGCGATCGCGTCCTCGACGCCCGCCTTGTCCGTCATGCGTTCCATCATCGCAGGGCGGACCCCCGGACCATCACCCTCGAGCCGGCCGGGAACCGCCCCGCAGTAGGCGCCGGATCACCCGACAGGGCCTAAGGTCGAGGCGTGGCGAGAGACGGGCATCGGGCGCGGGCCGACCGGCTGCAGGCGGCGACGGGCGCGCTCGCGACCGCGGCGATGGCGGCGATGGAGGCCAAGCTGCCCTGGTTCGGCCAGTTGTCGGCGCAGGACCGGTCCTGGATCGGGCTGGTCGCGCAGTCCGGGATCTCCGCGTTCGTCGACTGGTTCCGCGACCCGGAGGCGCACTCGTCGATGCCGACCCGGATCTTCGGCTCGGCGCCGCGCGAGTTCACCCGGGTGATCTCGCTGCACCAGACCGTCGACCTGGTCCGGACCACGATCGAGACCATCGAGACCACGATCGGCACGCTGCTGCCGCCGGCCGACGTACCGGTGGTGCACGAGGCGATCCAGCGGTACGCGCGCGAGGTCGCGTTCGCCGCCGCCACCGTGTACGCGCAGGCCGCCGAGATGCGCGGCGCCTGGGACGCCCGGCTCGAGGCGCTGCTGGTCGACTCGGTGATCCGCGGCGAGACCGACGAGTCGGTCCGCTCCCGCGCCTCCGCCCTCGGCTGGACCGGCGCCATCGGTACGGCGGGAGCCGCCGAGGTGGCCGTCGTCGTCGGTCGGGCACCGGCCGCCGAGACGCCCGCTCCCGCCAACAGCGGCTCGAGCGTCGTCGACCTGGTCCGGCACGCCGCGCGCGAGGCGGGTGCTGACGCACTGTGCGCGGTCCAGGGCGACCGGCTGGTGGTGGTACTGGGCGGGAGCAGCAAACCTGTGGAGATCGTACAAAAACTCACCCGCTGGTTCGGCCCCGGTCCGATCGTCGTCGGCCCAGTCGTGAAGGACCTGATGTCCGCCGTCACCTCGGCCCGCGCGGCCGTCGCCGGACTGCGGGCGGTGGCCGCTTGGCCGGGTGCACCGCGACCCGTGTACGCCGACGAACTCCTGCCCGAACGGTCACTCTCCGGAGACGGCCACGCCCGCCGGCAGCTCGCGAACGAGGTCTACGCCCCGCTCACCGCGGGCGACGGCGCGCTGCTCGACACGGTCTCGGCGTACCTGGACTCCGGCGGCTCGATCGAGGCGACGGCCCGTGCGCTGTTCGTGCACGCCAATACCGTCCGGTACCGGCTGAAGCGTGTGGCGGACCTCACGGGCTACAACCCGCTGAATCCCCGCGACAGTTTCACGTTGCGTGTCGCACTGACGTTGGGCCGCCTGCTCAGCCCGGAGCCCGGGAACCCGGTTTTGTAGGATTCCCACAAAACCCGCCCGGGAGATTTCGTGCTCGCGATGCCGCTCCGATCGGGCCCGGCTGAGGGAGAGTGGTCTCGTGCTCGTCATCGTCGCGCCCGGTCAGGGTGCCCAGACTCCAGGATTCCTCGAGCCGTGGCTGGCGGATCCCGTGTTCGAGAGCCGGCTGAACTGGCTCTCCGCGGTCGCCGGTCTCGACCTCGCCCACTACGGCACCCAGGCCGACGCGGACACGATCCGGGACACCGCGATCGCGCAGCCGCTGCTGGTCGCGTCCGGCATGCTGGCCGCGCTGGCGGTGTTCCCGCACCCGGCCGACGCGTTCGCCAAGGTCGGCGCGGTGGCCGGGCACAGCGTCGGTGAGCTCGCCGCCGCGGCCGGCACCGGCGTACTGACCGCCGAGCAGGCGATGGTCCTGGTCCGCGAGCGCGGCAAGGCGATGGCCGCCGCGGCCGCGCTGACCCCGACGTCGATGACCGCGGTGCTGGGTGGCGACCGGGACGAGATCCTGGCCAAGCTCGCCGAACACGGCCTGACCCCGGCCAACGACAACGGCCCCGGCCAGATCGTTGCCGCCGGCACCGTCGACGAGCTGGCCGCGCTGGCCGCCGACCCGCCGGCGAAGGCCCGGCTGATCCCGCTGTCGGTGGCCGGGGCGTTCCACACCCGGCACATGGAGCCCGCGGTGCAGACGCTGGCGAAGTACGCGACCGCGATCAGCACCCACGACCCGCGGACCCGGCTGATCTCGAACCGCGACGGTCACGTCGTCCACGACGGCCGGGACGTGCTGCAGCGGCTCGTCACGCAGGTGAACGCGCCGGTCCGCTGGGACCTGTGCATGCAGACCATGGCCGACCTCGAGGTGACCGGCATCCTGGAGCTGCCCCCGGCGGGCACGCTGACCGGGATCGCACGACGCGCCCTCAAGGGCGTCGAGACATTCGCGCTGAAGACCCCGGATCAGCTCGACGACGCCCGCGCGTTCGTCGAGAAGCATGGCAGCCCGTCGGAGATCGACGCCTCCCCCACCTGGCGCCTGCTGGTCGCCCCGATCAAGGGCACCTTCACCCGGGACGCCGCGGTCCGGCGGGAGTCCGGTGACACCGTCGCGGCCGGAGAGGTCGTGGCCAAGGTCGCGAGCCTCCGCGACGAGGTCGAGGTGACCGCTCCGCACGGTGGCATCGTGGTCGAGTGGCTCGCCGAGGAGGGCGACCCGGTCGCCCCGGGTCAGCCCCTGCTCCGCCTGCACCCCACGGGGAGCGCCTCGTGATCACCGCGTCGAGCGGCGCGCAGTACGCCGGGATCCTCGGGATCGGGTCGTACCGGCCGCGTCGCGTCGTACCGAACTCGGAGATCCTCGAGCAGATCGACTCCAGCGACGAGTGGATCCAGACCCGCTCCGGGATCAAGGAGCGCCGCTGGGCCGGCGATGACGAGACCGTGCTGATGATGTCGGTGAACGCAGCCAAGGACGCGATCGCCGAGTCCGGCATCGACCCGGCCGAGATCGGCTGCGTGATCGTCGCGACCGTCACCCATCTGTACCAGACGCCCGCGATCGCGACCCGGGTGGCGGTCGAGGTGGGTGCCCCGACCGCGGCCGCGTTCGACATCTCGGCGGCCTGCGCGGGCTTCTGCTACGGCGTCGCGATGGCGAACGACCTGGTCCGCGGCGGCAGCGCGAAGTACGTGCTGGCGATCGGCGTCGAGCGGCTCAGCGACATCACCGACCGGACCGACCGCAGTACGGCGTTCATCTTCGCCGACGGCGCCGGGGCTGCGATCGTCGGCCCGGCCGACGAACCGGGGATCGGCCCGGTGGTCTGGGGCTCGGACGGGACGCAGCACCAGGTGATCAGCCAGAAG
Coding sequences:
- a CDS encoding acyltransferase domain-containing protein; this encodes MLVIVAPGQGAQTPGFLEPWLADPVFESRLNWLSAVAGLDLAHYGTQADADTIRDTAIAQPLLVASGMLAALAVFPHPADAFAKVGAVAGHSVGELAAAAGTGVLTAEQAMVLVRERGKAMAAAAALTPTSMTAVLGGDRDEILAKLAEHGLTPANDNGPGQIVAAGTVDELAALAADPPAKARLIPLSVAGAFHTRHMEPAVQTLAKYATAISTHDPRTRLISNRDGHVVHDGRDVLQRLVTQVNAPVRWDLCMQTMADLEVTGILELPPAGTLTGIARRALKGVETFALKTPDQLDDARAFVEKHGSPSEIDASPTWRLLVAPIKGTFTRDAAVRRESGDTVAAGEVVAKVASLRDEVEVTAPHGGIVVEWLAEEGDPVAPGQPLLRLHPTGSAS
- a CDS encoding PucR family transcriptional regulator — encoded protein: MARDGHRARADRLQAATGALATAAMAAMEAKLPWFGQLSAQDRSWIGLVAQSGISAFVDWFRDPEAHSSMPTRIFGSAPREFTRVISLHQTVDLVRTTIETIETTIGTLLPPADVPVVHEAIQRYAREVAFAAATVYAQAAEMRGAWDARLEALLVDSVIRGETDESVRSRASALGWTGAIGTAGAAEVAVVVGRAPAAETPAPANSGSSVVDLVRHAAREAGADALCAVQGDRLVVVLGGSSKPVEIVQKLTRWFGPGPIVVGPVVKDLMSAVTSARAAVAGLRAVAAWPGAPRPVYADELLPERSLSGDGHARRQLANEVYAPLTAGDGALLDTVSAYLDSGGSIEATARALFVHANTVRYRLKRVADLTGYNPLNPRDSFTLRVALTLGRLLSPEPGNPVL
- a CDS encoding beta-ketoacyl-ACP synthase III, yielding MITASSGAQYAGILGIGSYRPRRVVPNSEILEQIDSSDEWIQTRSGIKERRWAGDDETVLMMSVNAAKDAIAESGIDPAEIGCVIVATVTHLYQTPAIATRVAVEVGAPTAAAFDISAACAGFCYGVAMANDLVRGGSAKYVLAIGVERLSDITDRTDRSTAFIFADGAGAAIVGPADEPGIGPVVWGSDGTQHQVISQKESWQEVFGSFNWPHLTMDGNPVFRWASYEMAKTAQQALDVAGVKAEQLDVFVPHQANMRITDAMRRALKLPEHVKVARDIERQGNTSAASIPLAITAMRENGEAKSGDLALIIGFGAGLVYAAQVVRLP
- a CDS encoding PHP domain-containing protein; translated protein: MTDKAGVEDAIAALRAIGYYLERDRQPTHRVKAYRRAADTIAALPAAEVRARRRAGTLTELPGIGPKTEAVIVEAMDGATPSYLVKLEEAAGELTTAGNRLRADLKADLHLHSEWSDGGSPIEEMARTAHRLGHSYIALTDHSARLTVASGLSRERRLQQLEVVAELNKKLQDELDGFTILNGIEVDINEDGSLDCDSEILARLDVVVASVHSKLRMPSEPMTERMVRAIANPHVDVLGHCTGRLITGGRGTRPESEFDAEVVFEACRQFGTAVEINSRPERLDPPKRLLSLAVETGCLFSIDTDAHAPGQLDWQVYGCERAEDCGVAPERVINTWDQQVLLDWTAS